A genomic region of Phragmites australis chromosome 2, lpPhrAust1.1, whole genome shotgun sequence contains the following coding sequences:
- the LOC133900411 gene encoding uncharacterized protein LOC133900411 isoform X1, translating to MGTATMATAVGAAMVLYFVLSRRLAHEGGGGGKRRRGRAARRPAQPPATWIEAVGTLAETLRFTYSETLGKWPIGDLAFGIKYLMRRQGNLHVASVYAGNNCIELKGPEIMEELIVLRRLIDLCFLFSKKPFPVFCEIAGFSQEDVLIEEPKAGILKPAHTILRDECTKSFLVLIRGTHSMKDTLTAATGAVVPFHHSLLDEGGVSKIVLGYAHCGMVAAARWIARSITPCLCEAVSQCPDYQIKIVGHSLGGGTAALLTYILREHKEFSSTICVAFAPASCMTWELAESGKHFVTTIVNGADLVPTVSTASIDDLRSEVTASSWLNDLRDQIQQTRFLNVVYRSATAIGTRLQSFSGARERVAGAGAFLRPVSSKTQVVMKQAQNVAQAVARSQSAFSSWSCMGARRRGVGVGVVAASPKDDMTTETHVTSTVESESFVVEQCSTKTVEDLQYTVASVSVHGEAEEEEALLSEHETPREHAEEEITEGELWFEFKKDLDWQAEVETRTREEEAAAVKEIMEEESAVLKNVEDKQSFSSDSLERQQFYPPGRIMHMVSMPPTDADPDDTVAADECSVGIYETPRDLYSKIRLSNTMINDHYMPMYKKMMDILIEKFSKDETTLVQILL from the exons aTGGGGACGGcgacgatggcgacggcggtgggCGCGGCCATGGTGCTCTACTTCGTGCTGAGCCGGCGGCTGGCCCACGAGGGCGGCGGAGGGGGGAAGCGGCGGAGGGGGCGCGCGGCGCGCCGGCCGGCTCAGCCGCCGGCGACGTGGATTGAGGCGGTGGGCACGCTCGCGGAGACGCTGCGGTTCACCTACTCAGAGACGCTCGGGAAGTGGCCCATCGGGGACCTCGCCTTCGGGATCAAGTACCTCATGCGCCGCCAG GGAAATTTACATGTTGCCAGTGTATATGCTGGAAACAATTGCATTGAATTGAAAGGACCTGAAATCATGGAAGAGCTGATTGTTCTGCGACGATTAATCGACTTATGTTTTCTTTTCTCCAAGAAACCATTTCCAGTGTTCTGTGAAATAGCTGGATTTTCCCAAGAGGATGTTCTTATTGAGGAGCCAAAGGCGGGG ATTTTAAAGCCTGCTCATACAATTCTACGTGATGAGTGCACCAAATCGTTTCTTGTTTTGATCCGAGGGACTCATAGCATGAAAGACACTCTGACCGCTGCTACTGGGGCTGTGGTACCATTTCACCACTCACTTTTAGATGAAGGTGGTGTCAGCAAAATAGTGTTAGGCTATGCACATTGTGGGATGGTTGCAGCAGCTCGCTGGATTGCAAGAAGTATAACACCATGCCTCTGTGAAGCAGTCAGTCAATGCCCAGACTACCAAATCAAG ATTGTTGGCCATTCATTGGGTGGTGGTACTGCTGCATTACTGACATACATCCTTAGAGAACACAAGGAGTTCTCTTCAACAATTTGTGTAGCATTCGCACCAG CATCATGCATGACATGGGAGTTAGCAGAATCAGGCAAGCATTTTGTGACCACGATTGTAAATGGAGCTGATCTGGTTCCCACAGTATCAACTGCGTCTATTGATGATCTCCGTTCTGAG GTAACAGCATCTTCATGGTTGAATGATTTGAGAGATCAAATACAACAGACACGTTTCCTAAATGTTGTTTACCGGTCAGCCACTGCTATAGGAACCCGCCTGCAATCTTTCTCTGGTGCCAGAGAGAGGGTTGCAGGTGCTGGAGCATTTCTACGTCCTGTTTCAAGCAAAACCCAG GTTGTGATGAAACAAGCACAAAATGTTGCACAGGCTGTTGCTAGAAGTCAGTCAGCATTTTCTTCATGGTCATGCATGGGTGCACGTCGTCGAGGTGTAGGTGTAGGTGTAGTAGCTGCAAGTCCTAAGGATGATATGACAACAGAAACCCATGTAACATCTACAGTGGAGTCAGAATCCTTCGTTGTAGAACAATGTAGCACCAAGACCGTTGAGGACCTGCAGTATACCGTAGCTAGTGTTTCGGTCCATGGGGAagcagaagaagaggaggcTCTTTTGAGTGAACATGAAACCCCTCGGGAGCATGCCGAAGAAGAAATAACCGAGGGTGAGTTGTGGTTTGagttcaagaaggacttggacTGGCAGGCTGAAGTGGAGACACGGACTCGAGAGGAAGAGGCAGCTGCAGTCAAGGAAATTATGGAGGAAGAAAGTGCTGTCCTAAAAAATGTAGAGGATAAGCAGTCATTTTCGTCAGATAGCTTGGAGAGGCAGCAATTCTACCCACCTGGTAGAATCATGCACATGGTTTCCATGCCTCCTACAGATGCTGACCCGGATGATACAGTTGCTGCTGACGAGTGCTCTGTTGGAATATATGAGACCCCTCGAGATCTTTACAGCAAGATCCGACTGTCCAATACCATGATCAATGATCATTACATGCCAATGTACAAGAAAATGATGGATATATTGATTGAGAAGTTTTCAAAGGACGAGACAACACTTGTACAGATTCTACTGTAG
- the LOC133900411 gene encoding uncharacterized protein LOC133900411 isoform X2, with product MEELIVLRRLIDLCFLFSKKPFPVFCEIAGFSQEDVLIEEPKAGILKPAHTILRDECTKSFLVLIRGTHSMKDTLTAATGAVVPFHHSLLDEGGVSKIVLGYAHCGMVAAARWIARSITPCLCEAVSQCPDYQIKIVGHSLGGGTAALLTYILREHKEFSSTICVAFAPASCMTWELAESGKHFVTTIVNGADLVPTVSTASIDDLRSEVTASSWLNDLRDQIQQTRFLNVVYRSATAIGTRLQSFSGARERVAGAGAFLRPVSSKTQVVMKQAQNVAQAVARSQSAFSSWSCMGARRRGVGVGVVAASPKDDMTTETHVTSTVESESFVVEQCSTKTVEDLQYTVASVSVHGEAEEEEALLSEHETPREHAEEEITEGELWFEFKKDLDWQAEVETRTREEEAAAVKEIMEEESAVLKNVEDKQSFSSDSLERQQFYPPGRIMHMVSMPPTDADPDDTVAADECSVGIYETPRDLYSKIRLSNTMINDHYMPMYKKMMDILIEKFSKDETTLVQILL from the exons ATGGAAGAGCTGATTGTTCTGCGACGATTAATCGACTTATGTTTTCTTTTCTCCAAGAAACCATTTCCAGTGTTCTGTGAAATAGCTGGATTTTCCCAAGAGGATGTTCTTATTGAGGAGCCAAAGGCGGGG ATTTTAAAGCCTGCTCATACAATTCTACGTGATGAGTGCACCAAATCGTTTCTTGTTTTGATCCGAGGGACTCATAGCATGAAAGACACTCTGACCGCTGCTACTGGGGCTGTGGTACCATTTCACCACTCACTTTTAGATGAAGGTGGTGTCAGCAAAATAGTGTTAGGCTATGCACATTGTGGGATGGTTGCAGCAGCTCGCTGGATTGCAAGAAGTATAACACCATGCCTCTGTGAAGCAGTCAGTCAATGCCCAGACTACCAAATCAAG ATTGTTGGCCATTCATTGGGTGGTGGTACTGCTGCATTACTGACATACATCCTTAGAGAACACAAGGAGTTCTCTTCAACAATTTGTGTAGCATTCGCACCAG CATCATGCATGACATGGGAGTTAGCAGAATCAGGCAAGCATTTTGTGACCACGATTGTAAATGGAGCTGATCTGGTTCCCACAGTATCAACTGCGTCTATTGATGATCTCCGTTCTGAG GTAACAGCATCTTCATGGTTGAATGATTTGAGAGATCAAATACAACAGACACGTTTCCTAAATGTTGTTTACCGGTCAGCCACTGCTATAGGAACCCGCCTGCAATCTTTCTCTGGTGCCAGAGAGAGGGTTGCAGGTGCTGGAGCATTTCTACGTCCTGTTTCAAGCAAAACCCAG GTTGTGATGAAACAAGCACAAAATGTTGCACAGGCTGTTGCTAGAAGTCAGTCAGCATTTTCTTCATGGTCATGCATGGGTGCACGTCGTCGAGGTGTAGGTGTAGGTGTAGTAGCTGCAAGTCCTAAGGATGATATGACAACAGAAACCCATGTAACATCTACAGTGGAGTCAGAATCCTTCGTTGTAGAACAATGTAGCACCAAGACCGTTGAGGACCTGCAGTATACCGTAGCTAGTGTTTCGGTCCATGGGGAagcagaagaagaggaggcTCTTTTGAGTGAACATGAAACCCCTCGGGAGCATGCCGAAGAAGAAATAACCGAGGGTGAGTTGTGGTTTGagttcaagaaggacttggacTGGCAGGCTGAAGTGGAGACACGGACTCGAGAGGAAGAGGCAGCTGCAGTCAAGGAAATTATGGAGGAAGAAAGTGCTGTCCTAAAAAATGTAGAGGATAAGCAGTCATTTTCGTCAGATAGCTTGGAGAGGCAGCAATTCTACCCACCTGGTAGAATCATGCACATGGTTTCCATGCCTCCTACAGATGCTGACCCGGATGATACAGTTGCTGCTGACGAGTGCTCTGTTGGAATATATGAGACCCCTCGAGATCTTTACAGCAAGATCCGACTGTCCAATACCATGATCAATGATCATTACATGCCAATGTACAAGAAAATGATGGATATATTGATTGAGAAGTTTTCAAAGGACGAGACAACACTTGTACAGATTCTACTGTAG